The stretch of DNA CAGTTCGGCCAATTCACCGTAGGAGACCGTCTGCCCGTACTCGATCGCGCGGGTGGCGGAGATCACCGATTCTTGGAAAGCGGTCAGTTTCGAAAATGCGACCTGCACGTCGGAGAAGTCGACGTATTCCCCCTGACCGTATTTTTGCAGGCGGCGCCGCAGGTTGGGAAACCAGTCCGCATCGGCAGGCGGGGGATTGTGGTCGGTCGCCTGTTGTTTGCAGATCGACTCACGAACTTCGCCGTCGCTACTGTGTCCTACCGTCAGGCGATAGACGTGGTTCCCGTTGCCGGTGAGCCCCATCCAACCCAAGTCCGTTAAAAAGATCGACATCTGTTGATTGGAATTCGCCGAATTGTCTCTTTGACCCATCTGGGCGTCCTTTATACAATGCACCTCCGGCAGACTGTCGCTGCCATTATACCGCATTGCGGCTGAGGAAACAGGATCGGGACGGGGGCCTGTCTGGACGACTTGTCAAAAACATCTGTTTTCAAATATCAACGACACATTTGCCTGGGGCAACGACACGTTTGTGAGTGATTCACCTTACTTTAACAGCGAGGACAACCGAATGGACGAATTCAGTTCTCTCGCGGACGATTTTTACGTCAACATGAACCTCAATACGGAGATGCCACTTCCTCAACAGCGGGAAACCATTCTCAGTTTCTTCGAGCGGATTCAAAAAACCTATCCCACCATGCGGAATTTTTATACGCGGGATACCGGGGATTTTGTGCTCGAAGAAGATAAGGAACACAACAGTTATCGCTGGATTTCGATCGAGCCGCGCCGCGTCTGTAGTGGCTATGTGAATCCCCCAAACCGCGAATTGGCGATGGACCAGCACAAGTTGGTGTTGGAGCTCATTCCGTACATGTTGTCGGTCAGCCCGATGGATTGCGAAGCTCTCGATTTCATGCTGGGCTTCGATTTCAAT from Symmachiella dynata encodes:
- a CDS encoding methylated-DNA--[protein]-cysteine S-methyltransferase: MGQRDNSANSNQQMSIFLTDLGWMGLTGNGNHVYRLTVGHSSDGEVRESICKQQATDHNPPPADADWFPNLRRRLQKYGQGEYVDFSDVQVAFSKLTAFQESVISATRAIEYGQTVSYGELAELAGYPRAARAVGTVMSSNPFPILIPCHRVVASGGKLGGYSAPQGISLKENLLAMEAEAVRG